Proteins encoded in a region of the Geoanaerobacter pelophilus genome:
- a CDS encoding diguanylate cyclase produces MIKRVLPKPFQYFGNVRFFLFSLCLIISLFVAGIFFVLYNRTNDLLTQRIHEQAVSYENLIRHTKNWNYKYGGVYVEKRPGVESNAYLLRLGMNPDLKTETGEVLTIRNHAIMVDEIAQQTKRHEGVNFRAVSLKPLSDKNTPDEVEKVALKAFENGAKEFSRIELAGAHGSFYRYMMPLFVEPDCLTCHKSQGYKTGDIIGTMSISIPISQMVSEISANRLLISIAAILTIGILIGITYFLTWRLVIQLDAAQKSLKKLASTDELTGIKNRRQIMKRLEEEFERASRLHEPLCLIIIDIDHFKKINDNYGHPCGDQVLRQVAGRMNDNLRRYDSIGRIGGEEFLLVSPGSTIDEAGILAERLRETICGEQFGEEPCRFSISISAGVTTLLETDSKVDTLIKRADEALYRAKHSGRNRVEVA; encoded by the coding sequence CGCCGGCATCTTTTTTGTTCTCTACAACCGCACCAATGACCTGCTTACCCAGAGAATCCATGAACAGGCGGTGAGCTACGAAAACCTGATCCGCCACACCAAGAACTGGAATTATAAATACGGCGGGGTCTATGTCGAAAAACGGCCGGGCGTAGAATCTAACGCGTACCTGCTGCGACTCGGCATGAATCCGGATTTAAAAACCGAAACTGGCGAAGTTTTAACTATCCGCAACCATGCAATCATGGTTGATGAAATAGCGCAGCAGACCAAACGTCATGAAGGCGTTAATTTCCGAGCGGTCAGCCTCAAACCGTTATCTGACAAGAACACCCCGGATGAAGTAGAGAAGGTCGCCCTGAAGGCATTCGAAAATGGCGCAAAGGAGTTTTCCCGCATCGAGTTGGCAGGAGCCCATGGATCATTCTACCGCTACATGATGCCGTTGTTTGTGGAGCCGGATTGCCTCACTTGTCATAAATCCCAAGGCTACAAGACCGGTGACATTATCGGCACCATGAGTATTTCCATTCCGATATCCCAAATGGTCAGTGAAATAAGCGCAAACCGCCTGCTCATTTCGATTGCAGCCATCCTCACTATCGGCATTCTTATTGGAATTACCTATTTCCTCACTTGGCGCTTGGTCATTCAACTCGACGCAGCGCAAAAGTCCCTCAAGAAACTTGCCTCTACCGACGAGCTGACAGGGATCAAAAACAGGCGCCAGATCATGAAGCGCCTTGAAGAAGAGTTTGAGCGGGCAAGCCGCTTACATGAACCACTTTGCCTGATAATCATTGATATCGATCACTTTAAAAAGATCAACGATAACTACGGTCACCCTTGTGGCGATCAGGTATTAAGGCAGGTGGCAGGCAGGATGAATGACAACCTCCGGCGCTATGACAGCATCGGCAGAATTGGCGGTGAAGAGTTCCTGCTCGTGTCTCCTGGTAGCACCATTGACGAGGCGGGTATTTTGGCTGAAAGATTGCGGGAGACCATCTGCGGAGAACAATTCGGAGAAGAGCCCTGCAGATTTTCAATCTCAATCAGTGCCGGGGTTACAACACTGCTTGAGACGGACAGCAAAGTCGATACCCTGATCAAAAGGGCTGACGAGGCCCTTTACCGGGCGAAACATTCAGGCAGGAACAGGGTAGAAGTCGCCTGA
- a CDS encoding radical SAM protein, translating to MSWKTIEKYRRILAAEQGAVVKGWGGKLTVCLIYPNHYRTGMSNLGFQAVYALFNENSDVVCERAFLPEKDELAELNASRKPLLSLESQKPLNEFDVLAFSVSFETDYLNIPVILALARIPACSSDRSSSEPLVIAGGAAIFLNPEPVADLLDLACIGEGEPLVPALLELLKATANAERQQLLHQAATVPGIYVPAFYRVEYNGPAVASISSSTGAPECVQRVWSANLDNAQVGSRLFSPDTEFSGMYLLEVSRGCPRGCRFCAAGFIYEPYRQRSLESVRAQALIALEQHRKVGLVGAAVGDFTGVGELCRDIRDAGGNVSVASLRIDSLEDNLIKVLVESGHKTVSLAPEGASQRMRDLVRKGINSDQILEACRLLISHDILNLKLYFIVGLPTETMADLEEMVSLVERIRQLVTETAKGNKRLGQITLSINPFVPKPFTPFQWCAMAPVRELEAKASFLRKAFAKVPNVRMQMEGIKDSLTQALVSRGDRRLSVAIVRYAETGNWRKALKEAGLDMEQLVTRQAGLDEVLPWDVICCKNRKKLAMEYRKAFE from the coding sequence GCCCTGTTCAATGAAAACAGTGACGTGGTGTGCGAACGGGCTTTCCTGCCGGAGAAAGATGAGCTGGCAGAGCTTAACGCCAGTCGCAAACCGCTTCTTTCTCTCGAATCCCAGAAGCCCCTTAACGAATTCGATGTCCTGGCGTTTTCTGTTTCATTCGAAACGGATTATCTCAATATCCCGGTCATTCTTGCTCTGGCCCGCATACCTGCCTGTTCCTCGGACAGAAGCAGCAGCGAGCCGTTGGTGATTGCCGGCGGCGCCGCGATTTTTCTTAACCCTGAACCGGTTGCCGACTTGCTGGACCTTGCGTGCATCGGCGAAGGGGAGCCGCTGGTGCCGGCGCTCTTGGAGCTTTTGAAGGCCACTGCCAATGCCGAGCGGCAACAACTGCTGCACCAGGCCGCAACTGTGCCTGGAATCTATGTGCCGGCATTCTACCGAGTCGAATACAACGGCCCTGCCGTTGCCAGTATTTCTTCGTCCACAGGGGCACCAGAGTGCGTGCAGCGGGTCTGGAGCGCCAATCTGGACAACGCGCAGGTCGGTTCACGCCTGTTTTCTCCTGACACCGAGTTCTCCGGGATGTATCTGCTTGAGGTATCCAGGGGGTGCCCCCGCGGCTGCCGATTCTGTGCCGCAGGCTTTATCTATGAACCATATCGGCAACGTTCCCTTGAATCAGTCAGAGCCCAGGCGCTGATCGCTCTTGAACAACACCGCAAGGTCGGTCTTGTCGGTGCGGCTGTCGGTGATTTTACCGGGGTCGGCGAACTTTGCCGAGACATCAGAGATGCAGGCGGCAACGTTTCGGTTGCCTCGCTACGGATCGATTCCCTTGAGGACAATTTGATTAAGGTGCTGGTTGAGAGTGGCCACAAGACAGTAAGTCTTGCGCCGGAAGGAGCCTCGCAACGGATGCGCGACCTGGTTCGCAAAGGGATTAACAGTGATCAGATCCTTGAGGCCTGCCGGTTGCTGATCAGTCACGATATCCTGAATCTGAAGCTCTACTTCATCGTCGGTTTGCCGACAGAAACCATGGCAGACCTGGAAGAGATGGTATCTCTGGTCGAAAGAATCAGGCAACTGGTTACAGAGACGGCTAAAGGGAACAAGAGGCTGGGGCAGATAACGCTTTCAATCAATCCCTTTGTGCCAAAGCCATTCACCCCATTTCAGTGGTGCGCCATGGCGCCGGTGCGGGAGCTGGAAGCGAAGGCATCTTTCCTCAGGAAGGCATTTGCCAAGGTGCCGAATGTGCGGATGCAGATGGAAGGGATCAAGGACTCGTTGACGCAGGCCTTGGTCTCTCGTGGCGATAGGAGGCTCTCCGTTGCTATTGTGCGTTATGCTGAAACCGGCAACTGGCGCAAGGCGCTGAAAGAGGCAGGGCTGGATATGGAGCAACTGGTCACCCGTCAAGCTGGCCTTGACGAAGTGCTGCCATGGGATGTGATCTGCTGCAAGAACCGGAAAAAGCTGGCGATGGAATACCGTAAGGCGTTTGAATAG